In the genome of Dermacentor variabilis isolate Ectoservices chromosome 5, ASM5094787v1, whole genome shotgun sequence, one region contains:
- the LOC142581820 gene encoding PR domain zinc finger protein 13-like — MQKNVQRPQGKHKCGYCSYSTNHTGNFVAHERTHTGQRPFICYVCQKDFPQASSLNQHLNIHGQIKPYVCADCGLGFNASSNFARHRKLHSNAMQAYKCSVCCKSFSRKDNLKRHILCHALTERRTRL, encoded by the exons ATGCAGAAAAATGTTCAAAGGCCCCAAGGGAAGCACAAATGCGGCTACTGCTCCTACTCAACCAATCACAC CGGCAACTTTGTTGCCCACGAGAGGACTCACACGGGTCAGCGACCATTCATCTGCTATGTATGCCAGAAGGATTTCCCCCAAGCCAGCAGCCTTAACCAGCACCTTAACATTCACGGCCAAATTAAGCCCTACGTTTGCGCAGACTGCGGCCTCGGCTTCAACGCTTCCTCCAACTTTGCGCGCCATCGGAAACTGCATTCGAATGCCATGCAGGCCTACAAGTGTTCGGTCTGCTGCAAGAGCTTCAGCCGGAAGGACAACCTCAAGCGTCACATCCTGTGTCACGCATTGACAGAGAGGCGTACCCGGCTGTAG